The genomic interval AGGTGGTGCCCGAGGAGGAGGCCGTCGCCGACTACGTCACCTCCACCGAGCGCCTCGCCGCCCACGCCGACTACCTCGTCGTCAACGTCTCGTCGCCCAACACGCCCGGCCTGCGCAACCTCCAGGCCACCGAGGCGCTGCGCCCCCTGCTGGCCGCCGTCCGCGAGGCCGCGGACCGCACGGTCACCTCGCGCCGCGTCCCGCTGCTGGTGAAGATCGCCCCCGACCTGGCCGACGAGGACGTCGACGCCGTCGCCGACCTCGCCGTCGAGCTGGGCCTGGACGGCATCATCGCCACCAACACCACCATCGCCCGGGACGGCCTCGGCCTGAAGACCCCCGCGCGGACCGTCGAGGCCATCGGCGCCGGCGGCCTGTCCGGCGCGCCCCTCAAGGCCCGCTCGCTGGAGGTCATCGGCCGCCTGTACGCCCGCGTGGGCGACCGGATCACCCTCGTGGGCGTGGGCGGCGTCGAGACCGCCGACGACGCCTGGGAGCGCATCCTGGCGGGCGCCACGCTGGTCCAGGGCTACAGCGCCTTCATCTACGAGGGCCCCTTCTGGTGCCGGCGGATCCACCGCGGCCTGGCCGAGCGCCTCGCCGCCTCCCCGTACGCCACCCTCGCCGACGCCGTCGGCGCCGAGACCCGGAAGAAGGCCGCCGCATGACCCTCGCACCCTTCGGTACCCGCCTGCGCCGGGCGATGGACGAGCGCGGCCCGCTCTGCGTCGGCATCGACCCGCACGCGTCCCTGCTGGCCGACTGGGGCCTGTCCGACGACATCGCCGGCCTGGAGCGCTTCACGCGCGTCGTCGTGGAGGCGCTCGCCGACCGGGTCGCCGTGCTCAAGCCGCAGTCCGCGTTCTTCGAGCGGTTCGGCTCGCGCGGCATCGCCGTCCTGGAGCGGGCGGTCGCCGACTCCCGGGAGGCCGGCGCGCTGGTCCTCATGGACGCCAAGCGCGGGGACATCGGCTCCACCATGGCCGCCTACGCCGCCACCTACCTGGACCCGGCCTCGCTGCTCTTCTCGGACGCCGTCACCGTCAGCCCCTACCTGGGCTACGGCTCGCTGCGCCCGGCCCTGGACCTGGCCCGCGAGAGCGGCACCGGCGTGTTCGTCCTCGCGCTGACCTCGAACCCCGAGGGCTCCGAGGTGCAGCACGCGGTGCGGGCCGGGGGAGCGAGCGTCGCCGCGACGATGCTGGACCACCTCCGGGCCGAGAACGCCGCGGAGAACGCGTCCGGTGCCATGGGCTCGTACGGCGCGGTCGTGGGCGCGACGCTGGGCGACACGCTCGGCGCGGCCGGCGCCGACCTGGCGATCGGCGGCCCGCTGCTGGCGCCCGGCATCGGCGCGCAGGGCGCGACCGCGGCGGACCTGCCGAAGGTCTTCGGCGCGGCCGTGCGCGACGTCGTCCCGAACGTCAGCCGCGGCGTGCTGCGGCACGGCCCGGACGTGGCCGCGCTGCGCGCGAGCGCCGCCCGGTTCGCGGACGAGGTCCGGGAAGCGGTGGACGCGAGCGGTACCGGGGCACGCTGAAGCCGCCCCGCCGTCCGGCAGGGCGGCGGGAGGCGGGCCCCGGAGGGCCGCGGGCCGGTCCCGGACGGGTCCGGGACCGGTCTCCGACAGTACCCGGCGGTACCCGGGACAAGATCTCGGACAAGAATTGTCGGTCATTATGTCCGGAAAGGTCCTGGTCGAGCGAGTCTGACCAGGACTTTTCGTCTGTTCTCGCTGACTGGAGCGGGATCGGCCGCTAGTCTCCGACGAGAGCGAACGTGCAAGCGCGTTGCTCGTTGCTCCGCAGGTGTGGGCCGACTAGGTTCCTCACCGGTCCGTTATCCGACAGTTCGATATCCGAGGTGACGTAGGCGTGGCTCTTCCGCCCCTTACCCCTGAACAGCGCGCAGCCGCGCTCGAAAAGGCCGCCGCGGCTCGCCGGGAGCGCGCCGAGGTCAAGAATCGGCTCAAGCACTCCGGCGCCTCGCTGCACGAGGTCATCGAGCAGGGCCAGAAGAATGAAGTCATCGGCAAGATGAAGGTCAGCGCACTCCTGGAGAGCCTTCCGGGTGTGGGCAAGGTCCGCGCCAAGCAGATCATGGAGCGGCTCGGCATCTCCGAGAGCCGCCGGGTGCGCGGGCTCGGCTCGAATCAGATCGCCTCCTTGGAGCGTGAGTTCGGCGGCAAGGCCGCCTGACGTTCCCAGGCACTCCCGGGAACCGGGATAATCACTGCATGAGTACTGCAGTCTCCCGGGGGACGTCCCCCGTACCCCCGGCCAGACAACCGCGGCTGACCGTGCTCTCCGGCCCCTCCGGGGTCGGTAAGAGCACGGTCGTCGCCCATATGCGCAAGGCCCACCCCGAGGTATGGCTCTCGGTATCGGCCACCACCCGCAAGCCGCGCCCCGGCGAGCAGGAAGGTGTCCAGTACTTCTTCGTGGACGACGGCGAATTCGACAAGCTCGTCGCCAACGGTGAGCTGCTGGAGTGGGCGGAGTTCGCCGGCAACCGCTACGGCACGCCGCGCCAGGCGGTCCTCGACCGCCTGGAGGCCGGTGAGCCCGTGTTGCTGGAGATCGACCTCCAGGGCGCCCGGCAGGTCCGCGAGTCCATGCCGGACGCCCAGCTGGTCTTCCTCGCGCCCCCGAGCTGGGACGAGCTGGTCCGCCGGCTCACCGGCCGGGGCACCGAGTCGCCCGAGGTCATCGAGCGCCGACTGGCCGCCGCGAAGGTCGAGCTGGCGGCCGAGTCGGAGTTCGATGTGACGTTGGTCAACACCTCCGTCGAGGACGTCGCGCGCGAGCTGCTAGCCTTGCTGCGTTGAACTGGGGATATCCCCCCGAAGTTCCTGATCTCCACCCCCATCGGAAGGCAGACAGTGTCCTCTTCCATCACCGCGCCCGAGGGCATCATCAACCCTCCGATCGATGAGCTCCTCGAGGCCACCGACTCGAAGTACAGCCTGGTGATCTACGCCGCCAAGCGCGCCCGTCAGATCAACGCTTACTACTCGCAGCTCGGCGAGGGCCTGCTGGAGTACGTCGGTCCGCTGGTGGACACCCACGTCCACGAGAAGCCGCTCTCCATCGCGCTCCGTGAGATCAACGCCGGTCTGCTGACCTCCGAGGCCATCGAGGCCCCGGCCCAGTAGGCCTTCGGTTCCTCACAGCCACAGGCCCGGCAGGGCCCCTCCCGCGTTTGCCGGGGGGAGCGCCTGCCGGGCCTGTGGTGTGTCATGGGACCGTACGGTCGTACGTACGCACGAGATGGCGGGGAGAAGCCAAACGATGGACAAGCCCAAGGTCGTCCTGGGGGTCAGCGGCGGGATCGCCGCCTACAAGGCCTGCGAGCTGCTGCGCCGCCTCACCGAGTCGGGGCACTCCGTACGGGTGGTTCCGACCGCCGCGTCGCTGCACTTCGTCGGCGAGGCGACCTGGTCGGCGCTGTCCGGGCAGCCGGCCGCCACCCAGGTGTGGGACTCCGTGCACGAGGTGCCGCACGTGCGGATCGGCCAGGAGGCCGACCTCGTCGTCGTCGCGCCCGCCACCGCCGACATGCTGGCCAAGGCCGCGCACGGGCTCGCCGACGACCTGCTGACCAACACCCTGCTCACGGCCCGCTGCCCGGTCGTCTTCGCGCCCGCGATGCACACCGAGATGTGGGAGAACCAGGCCACCCAGGAGAACGTGGCGACCCTGCGCCGCCGCGGCGCGATCGTGATCGAGCCCGCCGTCGGCCGGCTGACCGGCGTCGACACCGGCAAGGGCCGGCTGCCCGACCCCGAGGCGATCTTCGAGGTCTGCCGCCGGGTGCTGGCCCGCGGCGCCGAGGGCCGGGCCATGGACCTCACGGGCCGCCACGTGGTCGTCAGCGCGGGCGGCACCCGGGAGCCGCTGGACCCCGTGCGCTTCCTCGGTAACCGCTCCTCGGGCAAGCAGGGCTACGCCCTGGCCCGTACGGCCGTGGCGCGCGGGGCCAGGGTGACGCTCGTCGCCGCCAACAGCGAGCTGCCCGACCCCGCGGGCGTCGATGTGGTGCGGGTGGGGACGGCGGTGCAGATGCGGGAGGCGGTGCTCAAGGCCGCCGCCGACGCCGACGCCGTGGTGATGGCGGCCGCCGTGGCCGACTTCCGTCCGGCCTCCTACGCCTCCGGCAAGATCAAGAAGCGGGACGGACAGGACCCGGAACCGGTCGTTCTGGTGCGTAATCCGGACATCCTCGCGGAACTTTCCGCGGAACGCGCCCGTCCGGGCCAGATCGTGGTGGGCTTCGCGGCGGAGACGGACGACGTCCTCGCCAACGGCCGGACCAAGCTCGCGCGCAAGGGCTGTGACCTCCTCGTGGTCAACGAGGTCGGGGAGCGGAAGACCTTCGGCGCCGAGCGGAGCGAGGCCGTCGTGCTGGCGCCCGACGGCTCCGAGACGCCGGTGCCCTTCGGTCCCAAGGAGGGCCTCGCCGACATCGTCTGGAATCTTGTGACGGACCGCCTTTCCTGAGGCTCCAGGGGCTCCGGAGACGGAAGGTGTCGCAGGTCACTCCGCCGGTGAAGGGGAACCGGATGCCCCAACCACGAGAACGCCGGATAAACTGGCTCAGGATCCGCGTCGAGCGCAGCTCTCGAACCGGGTCCTGCAAATGATCAGCCAGCAGCCGCTGCAACCCCAGGGAGCGATGTGTCCCGCCGCCTGTTCACCTCGGAATCTGTGACCGAGGGTCACCCCGACAAGATCGCTGACCAGATCAGCGACACCATTCTCGACGCCCTCCTCCGGGAGGACCCGACCTCCCGCGTCGCCGTCGAGACGCTGATCACCACCGGCCTGGTGCACGTGGCCGGAGAGGTGACGACCAAGGCGTACGCGCCGATCGCCACCCTCGTGCGCAACAAGATCCTGGAGATCGGCTACGACTCCTCCAAGAAGGGCTTCGACGGCGCCTCCTGCGGCGTCTCGGTGTCCATCGGCGGCCAGTCCGCCGACATCGCGCAGGGCGTCGACACCGCGTACGAGAGCCGTGTCGAGGGTGACGAGGACGAGCTCGACAAGCAGGGCGCCGGCGACCAGGGCCTGATGTTCGGCTACGCCTGCGACGAGACCCCCGAGCTGATGCCGCTGCCGATCCACCTGGCGCACCGGCTCTCCCGCCGCCTGTCGGAGGTCCGCAAGAACGGGACCATCCCCTACCTGCGCCCCGACGGCAAGACCCAGGTCACCATCGAGTACGACGGCAACAAGGCCGTGCGCCTCGACACCGTCGTCGTCTCCTCCCAGCACGCGTCCGACATCGACCTGGACTCGCTGCTGGCACCCGACATCCGCGAGTTCGTCGTCGAGCACGTCCTCAAGGAGCTCGTCGAGGACGGCATCAAGCTCGACACCGACGGCTACCGCCTCCTGGTGAACCCGACCGGCCGCTTCGAGATCGGCGGCCCGATGGGCGACGCCGGCCTCACCGGCCGCAAGATCATCATCGACACCTACGGCGGCATGGCCCGCCACGGCGGCGGTGCCTTCTCCGGCAAGGACCCGTCCAAGGTCGACCGCTCGGCCGCGTACGCCATGCGCTGGGTCGCGAAGAACGTCGTCGCCGCGGGCCTGGCCGCCCGCTGCGAGGTCCAGGTCGCCTACGCCATCGGCAAGGCCGAGCCCGTCGGCCTCTTCGTCGAGACCTTCGGCACCAACACGGTCGAGACCGAGAAGATCGAGAACGCCATCGCCGAGGTCTTCGACCTCCGCCCGGCCGCGATCATCCGCGACCTCGACCTGCTCCGCCCGATCTACGCCCAGACCGCCGCGTACGGCCACTTCGGCCGCGAGCTGCCCGACTTCACGTGGGAGCGCACGGACCGGGTGGACGCCCTGAAGAAGGCCGCGGGCCTCTAAGCCCCGGCTGCCGGCTGTGCCGCGTACGGCCCCGGACCGCAGAATCGGTTCGGGGCCGTACGCGTACCCCCTCCCGCCGGTGCGCCCGCCCCGGCCGAGCGCCCTCCGCTGTCAGTGCGGTCTGCTAAGACTGGAGCTGTGAGCAGCGAGAACGGGCGGTCGGGGGCGGGAGTGCCGCCCGAGGCGGCGGAGCAAGGGGGGGAGCAGCTCGCGTTCATCCGGGAGACGGTCCGCAAGGCGAAGGTGCCGCGGGCGAAGCCGCGGACGTGGCGCGGCGCGCCTCTGGCGAAGTCCCTGCCCATCGCCCGTGTGCTGGTCGACAAGGGCCCCGTCCACCTCGACCAGCTGTGGCACTACGCCGTCCCGGCCGAGCTGGACGCCGCCGCCCAGCCGGGCACGCGGGTGCGGGTCCGCTTCGGCGCGGGCACCCGCAACGTACGGGACGGCCGCCGGGAGGGCGGCGGGCTCCTCGACGGGTACATCATCGAGCGGGTGGCCGAGTCCGAGTACCGGGGGCCGCTCGCGGCCCTGGCGCAGGTCCTGTCGCCCGAGCCCGTGCTCAGCCCCGCCCTGTACGAGCTGTGCCGCTCCGTCGCCGACCGTTACGCCGGCTCGCTCGCGGACGTCCTCCAGCTGGCGGTGCCGCCCCGGCACGCCCGCATCGAGGCCGAGCCGTCCCCCGAACCGCTGCCTTCCCCGGCCCGCCCCGGCCCGGGCACCTGGTCCCGCTATCCGACGGGCCAGGCCTTCCTGGACGCGGTCTCCCGGGGAGACTCGCCGCGTGCCGTGTGGACGGCCCTGCCGGGCCCGCACTGGCCGCAGGAGCTGGCCCGGGCCGCCGGCACCGCCCTCGCCGCCGGGCGCGGCGCGCTGCTCGTCCTGCCGGACGGCCGGTCCGCCGCGCGGGTCGACGCCGAGCTGACCGCGCTGCTGGGGGAGGGGCGGCATGTCCTCCTGACCGCCGACCTCGGCCCCGAGGAGCGGTACCGCCGCTGGCTGGCGGTCAGCCGGGGGTCCGTGCGGGTCGTCGTCGGGACCCGGGCCGCCATGTTCGCGCCGGTGCGCTCCCTCGGCCTCGTCGCGATCTGGGACGACGGCGACGCGAGCCACAGCGCGCAGAACGCCCCGCACCCGCACGCCCGCGAGGTGCTGATGTCCCGGGCGGCCCACGAGAAGGCGGCGTTCCTGCTGGGCGGCTTCGGCTGCACGGTGGAGGCCGCCCAGCTGGTCAACACCGGCTGGGCCCTGCCGCTGGCCGCCGACCGGGACCGGGTCAGGGCGACGGCACCGCTGATCCGCACGGTCGGCGACGCCGACGAGGCACGGGACGAGGCCGCCCGCGCCGCTCGCCTGCCCACGCTCGCCTGGCAGGCCGCCCGGGAAGGCCTCAAGCACGGCCCGGTGCTGGTGCAGGTGCCGCGCCGTGGGTACGTCCCCCGGCTGGCCTGCGAGCGGTGCCGCGAGCGGGCCCGCTGCACGACGTGCGTCGGGCCCCTGGAGGCGCTGAAGGGCGACGGCGGCCTGCGCTGCGGCTGGTGCGGTCAGGGGCAGCCGGACTGGCACTGCGCCGAGTGCGGCGGGAGGCAGCTCCGCGCCCGGGTCGTCGGGGCCGGGCGCACCGCGGAGGAGCTGGGACAGGCCTTTCCATCGGTGCCCGTGCGCACCTCCGGCCGTGACCACATCCTCGACAGCGTTCCCGACCGCCCGGCGCTCGTCGTGTCCACGCCCGGGGCCGAGCCGGTCGCCGAGGGGGGGTACGCGGCGGCGCTGCTCCTCGACGGCTGGGCGCTGCTCGGCTTTCCCGACCTGCGGGCGGACGAGGAGGCGCTGCGCCGCTGGCTGGACGCGGCGGCGCTGGTGCGGAGCCAGGCCGAGGGCGGCACCGTGGTGATCGTCGCCGAGCCGACGCTCCGTCCGGTGCAGGCGCTCGTCCGCTGGGACCCCGCGGGGCACGCCGTGCGCGAGCTCGCCGACCGCGCGGAGCTGGGCTTCCCGCCCGTGTCGCGGATGGCCTCCGTCTCGGGCCCCCCGGCGGCCGTGGCCGAATTCCTCGCGGCGGCCGAGCTGCCGGCGGACGCGGAGGTGCTCGGTCCGGTGCCCATGCCCGTCACGGCACCCGGTCGCCCGCGCCGGCCGGGCGAGGCACCGGCGGGGGAGCGGTGGGACCGTGCCCTGCTGAGGGTCCGTCCCGGGCGGGGCGCCGCGCTGGCCTCGGCGCTCAAGATCGCCCAGGCCGCCCGGCTGGCCCGCCGGGACGGCGAGCCGGTGTCGCTCCGGATCGACCCGCTCAACATCGGCTGAGCGGGGACGCCTCCCGGGCGGCGGCGTTCCGCGACCGGCCCGTACGCGCCCGGCCGGTGCCGGCTTCCCGGAAGGCCGACGGAGCCTTCGGGGACCTCGGGGCCGGTGCCGGCCCGCGCGGGCCGGGCCCGGTGCGGGGCCCCCGCCCGCCGGAGTGCCACGGCCCGCGTCGCTCAGCCGTTGCGCGGGCCGGGGAAGGCCGGGGGCCTCGGTTCGTCGCGGTGGGGGGCCACGCTCTGGACCGGGACGGTGCGGGCCGCGGGGACGACCGGGACCGCCGGGACGGCCGCGGGCTCGGCGGTGCGGACCGCCTCCGCGGGCTCCGGGGTGCTCTGGCCGTTGGACCGGCGGGCGCCGTAACGGCGGTGCACCGCCTGCTTGGTGACGCCCAGTGCCGAACCCACCGCGTCCCACGAGAAGCCCAGCGAGCGGTCGAAGTCGACCGCGGCCGTCACCAGCGTCTCGACGCTGTCCCG from Streptomyces albireticuli carries:
- a CDS encoding primosomal protein N' — protein: MSSENGRSGAGVPPEAAEQGGEQLAFIRETVRKAKVPRAKPRTWRGAPLAKSLPIARVLVDKGPVHLDQLWHYAVPAELDAAAQPGTRVRVRFGAGTRNVRDGRREGGGLLDGYIIERVAESEYRGPLAALAQVLSPEPVLSPALYELCRSVADRYAGSLADVLQLAVPPRHARIEAEPSPEPLPSPARPGPGTWSRYPTGQAFLDAVSRGDSPRAVWTALPGPHWPQELARAAGTALAAGRGALLVLPDGRSAARVDAELTALLGEGRHVLLTADLGPEERYRRWLAVSRGSVRVVVGTRAAMFAPVRSLGLVAIWDDGDASHSAQNAPHPHAREVLMSRAAHEKAAFLLGGFGCTVEAAQLVNTGWALPLAADRDRVRATAPLIRTVGDADEARDEAARAARLPTLAWQAAREGLKHGPVLVQVPRRGYVPRLACERCRERARCTTCVGPLEALKGDGGLRCGWCGQGQPDWHCAECGGRQLRARVVGAGRTAEELGQAFPSVPVRTSGRDHILDSVPDRPALVVSTPGAEPVAEGGYAAALLLDGWALLGFPDLRADEEALRRWLDAAALVRSQAEGGTVVIVAEPTLRPVQALVRWDPAGHAVRELADRAELGFPPVSRMASVSGPPAAVAEFLAAAELPADAEVLGPVPMPVTAPGRPRRPGEAPAGERWDRALLRVRPGRGAALASALKIAQAARLARRDGEPVSLRIDPLNIG
- the metK gene encoding methionine adenosyltransferase, with amino-acid sequence MSRRLFTSESVTEGHPDKIADQISDTILDALLREDPTSRVAVETLITTGLVHVAGEVTTKAYAPIATLVRNKILEIGYDSSKKGFDGASCGVSVSIGGQSADIAQGVDTAYESRVEGDEDELDKQGAGDQGLMFGYACDETPELMPLPIHLAHRLSRRLSEVRKNGTIPYLRPDGKTQVTIEYDGNKAVRLDTVVVSSQHASDIDLDSLLAPDIREFVVEHVLKELVEDGIKLDTDGYRLLVNPTGRFEIGGPMGDAGLTGRKIIIDTYGGMARHGGGAFSGKDPSKVDRSAAYAMRWVAKNVVAAGLAARCEVQVAYAIGKAEPVGLFVETFGTNTVETEKIENAIAEVFDLRPAAIIRDLDLLRPIYAQTAAYGHFGRELPDFTWERTDRVDALKKAAGL
- the pyrF gene encoding orotidine-5'-phosphate decarboxylase, which encodes MTLAPFGTRLRRAMDERGPLCVGIDPHASLLADWGLSDDIAGLERFTRVVVEALADRVAVLKPQSAFFERFGSRGIAVLERAVADSREAGALVLMDAKRGDIGSTMAAYAATYLDPASLLFSDAVTVSPYLGYGSLRPALDLARESGTGVFVLALTSNPEGSEVQHAVRAGGASVAATMLDHLRAENAAENASGAMGSYGAVVGATLGDTLGAAGADLAIGGPLLAPGIGAQGATAADLPKVFGAAVRDVVPNVSRGVLRHGPDVAALRASAARFADEVREAVDASGTGAR
- the rpoZ gene encoding DNA-directed RNA polymerase subunit omega; translated protein: MSSSITAPEGIINPPIDELLEATDSKYSLVIYAAKRARQINAYYSQLGEGLLEYVGPLVDTHVHEKPLSIALREINAGLLTSEAIEAPAQ
- a CDS encoding integration host factor → MALPPLTPEQRAAALEKAAAARRERAEVKNRLKHSGASLHEVIEQGQKNEVIGKMKVSALLESLPGVGKVRAKQIMERLGISESRRVRGLGSNQIASLEREFGGKAA
- the gmk gene encoding guanylate kinase, with translation MSTAVSRGTSPVPPARQPRLTVLSGPSGVGKSTVVAHMRKAHPEVWLSVSATTRKPRPGEQEGVQYFFVDDGEFDKLVANGELLEWAEFAGNRYGTPRQAVLDRLEAGEPVLLEIDLQGARQVRESMPDAQLVFLAPPSWDELVRRLTGRGTESPEVIERRLAAAKVELAAESEFDVTLVNTSVEDVARELLALLR
- the coaBC gene encoding bifunctional phosphopantothenoylcysteine decarboxylase/phosphopantothenate--cysteine ligase CoaBC, with the translated sequence MDKPKVVLGVSGGIAAYKACELLRRLTESGHSVRVVPTAASLHFVGEATWSALSGQPAATQVWDSVHEVPHVRIGQEADLVVVAPATADMLAKAAHGLADDLLTNTLLTARCPVVFAPAMHTEMWENQATQENVATLRRRGAIVIEPAVGRLTGVDTGKGRLPDPEAIFEVCRRVLARGAEGRAMDLTGRHVVVSAGGTREPLDPVRFLGNRSSGKQGYALARTAVARGARVTLVAANSELPDPAGVDVVRVGTAVQMREAVLKAAADADAVVMAAAVADFRPASYASGKIKKRDGQDPEPVVLVRNPDILAELSAERARPGQIVVGFAAETDDVLANGRTKLARKGCDLLVVNEVGERKTFGAERSEAVVLAPDGSETPVPFGPKEGLADIVWNLVTDRLS
- a CDS encoding quinone-dependent dihydroorotate dehydrogenase, translating into MYRLLFDLLFKRMDPEKAHHLAFGWIRAAARVPVLRTLVAAVLAPRHKALRTEALGLRMHGPFGLAAGFDKNASAIDGMTMLGFDHVEIGTVTAQPQPGNPKKRLFRLVADRALINRMGFNNDGSAAVAERLAARKAAFRTTVGVNIGKTKVVPEEEAVADYVTSTERLAAHADYLVVNVSSPNTPGLRNLQATEALRPLLAAVREAADRTVTSRRVPLLVKIAPDLADEDVDAVADLAVELGLDGIIATNTTIARDGLGLKTPARTVEAIGAGGLSGAPLKARSLEVIGRLYARVGDRITLVGVGGVETADDAWERILAGATLVQGYSAFIYEGPFWCRRIHRGLAERLAASPYATLADAVGAETRKKAAA